A section of the Burkholderia mallei ATCC 23344 genome encodes:
- the glmS gene encoding glutamine--fructose-6-phosphate transaminase (isomerizing), whose translation MCGIVGAVARRDVVPNLVDGLKRLEYRGYDSCGVVVYQDRRLVRARSVDRVAALQREISARALSGYTGIAHTRWATHGAPVTANAHPHFSSGVATPGVATSGAPAASAAASGGTAQADASPEARARIALSHNGIIENYEALRADLERHGYAFASQTDSEAIAHLVDHLYDGDLFDAVRRALARLRGSYAIAVMCRDEPHRIVGARDGMPLVVGIGDGEHFLASDAIALSNLTDRIAYLENGDVVDIQLHRHWIVDASGRRVERTVHTIAAHVAAADLGGYRYYMQKEIFEQPRAVADTLLDVTSIMPELFGDRAWRALSAADSVLLLACGGSYHAALTAKYWIESIAGLPANVEIASEFRYRDGVPNPKALVVAVSQSGETADVLGAVHAAKRLGMPNTLAICNVPTSALVRECASSFITRAGIEVGVASTKAFTTQLVALFLLTLALAQVRARLSDEDEKRHLHALRHLPEAMSKVLALEPRIIAWSERLARRENMLFLGRGMHYPIALEGALKMKEISYIHAEAYAAGELKHGPLALVSDEMPVIAVAPNDRLLEKLRSNMHEVSARNGRLFVFADVDCAIASAPGLDVIRLTEYYGPLSPILHAVPMQLLAFHAALARGTDIDKPRNLAKSVTVE comes from the coding sequence ATGTGTGGAATTGTCGGCGCGGTGGCGCGGCGCGATGTCGTGCCCAACCTGGTGGACGGGCTGAAGCGGCTCGAATACCGCGGCTACGATTCGTGCGGCGTGGTCGTCTATCAGGACCGGCGGCTCGTGCGGGCGCGCAGCGTCGATCGCGTCGCGGCATTGCAGCGCGAGATCTCGGCCCGCGCGTTGTCGGGCTACACGGGTATCGCGCACACGCGCTGGGCGACGCACGGCGCGCCCGTGACGGCCAACGCGCATCCGCATTTTTCGTCGGGCGTCGCTACGCCGGGCGTCGCTACGTCGGGCGCACCGGCGGCGAGCGCCGCCGCGTCCGGCGGCACCGCGCAGGCCGACGCGTCACCCGAAGCCCGCGCGCGGATCGCGCTGTCGCACAACGGCATCATCGAGAACTACGAGGCGCTGCGCGCGGACCTCGAGCGGCACGGCTACGCGTTCGCGAGCCAGACCGACAGCGAGGCGATCGCGCATCTCGTCGATCATCTGTACGACGGCGACCTGTTCGACGCGGTGCGGCGCGCGCTCGCGCGGCTGCGCGGCAGTTACGCGATCGCGGTGATGTGCCGCGACGAGCCGCACCGGATCGTCGGCGCGCGCGACGGGATGCCGCTCGTCGTCGGCATCGGCGACGGCGAGCACTTCCTCGCGTCGGACGCGATCGCGCTGTCGAACCTCACCGACCGGATCGCGTATCTCGAGAACGGCGACGTCGTCGATATCCAGCTGCACCGCCACTGGATCGTCGACGCGAGCGGGCGGCGCGTCGAGCGGACGGTGCACACGATCGCCGCGCATGTGGCGGCGGCCGATCTCGGCGGCTATCGCTACTACATGCAAAAGGAGATCTTCGAGCAGCCGCGCGCGGTCGCCGATACGCTGCTCGACGTCACGTCGATCATGCCCGAGCTGTTCGGCGATCGCGCATGGCGCGCGCTGAGCGCGGCGGACTCGGTGCTGCTGCTCGCGTGCGGCGGCAGCTATCACGCGGCGCTCACCGCGAAATACTGGATCGAGAGCATCGCCGGCCTGCCGGCGAACGTCGAGATCGCGAGCGAGTTCCGCTATCGCGACGGCGTGCCGAATCCGAAGGCGCTCGTCGTCGCGGTGTCGCAAAGCGGCGAGACGGCCGACGTGCTCGGCGCGGTGCACGCGGCGAAGCGGCTCGGCATGCCGAACACGCTCGCGATCTGCAACGTGCCGACGAGCGCGCTCGTGCGCGAATGCGCGTCGAGCTTCATCACGCGGGCCGGCATCGAGGTGGGCGTCGCGTCGACGAAGGCGTTCACGACGCAGCTCGTCGCGCTGTTCCTGTTGACGCTCGCGCTCGCGCAGGTGCGCGCGCGCTTGTCCGACGAAGACGAGAAGCGGCACCTGCACGCGCTGCGCCACCTGCCCGAGGCGATGAGCAAGGTGCTCGCGCTCGAGCCGCGGATCATCGCGTGGTCCGAGCGGCTCGCGCGGCGCGAGAACATGCTGTTCCTCGGCCGCGGGATGCATTATCCGATCGCGCTCGAAGGCGCGCTGAAGATGAAGGAGATCTCGTACATCCACGCGGAGGCGTACGCGGCGGGCGAATTGAAGCACGGCCCGCTCGCGCTCGTGAGCGACGAGATGCCCGTCATCGCGGTCGCGCCGAACGACCGGCTGCTCGAGAAGCTGCGCTCGAACATGCACGAGGTGAGCGCGCGCAACGGCCGGCTCTTCGTGTTCGCCGACGTCGACTGCGCGATCGCGAGCGCGCCGGGCCTCGACGTGATTCGCCTCACCGAATACTACGGGCCGCTCTCGCCGATCCTGCATGCGGTTCCGATGCAACTGCTCGCGTTCCACGCGGCGCTCGCGCGCGGCACCGATATCGACAAGCCGCGCAATCTCGCGAAATCCGTGACGGTCGAGTGA
- a CDS encoding Lrp/AsnC family transcriptional regulator, with the protein MAYSLDELNLRILAALQADASLSNLALAEHALSSPPTCMRRVRKLTEAGIIERRIAVLDRGRIGTSVTAIIEIGLDRQTAEDYDAFEAYACAQPEVTQCYRVSPGPDFVIVADLADMAAYDEFARRLFTHASNVRNVRTFFSTHRAKFEANAPVRATPGKRAGG; encoded by the coding sequence TTGGCCTACTCTCTCGACGAACTGAACCTTCGTATCCTCGCCGCGCTGCAGGCGGACGCGTCGCTGTCGAACCTGGCGCTCGCCGAGCACGCGCTCTCGTCGCCGCCTACCTGCATGCGGCGCGTGCGCAAGCTGACCGAAGCCGGCATCATCGAGCGCCGGATCGCCGTCCTCGATCGCGGCAGGATCGGCACGAGCGTCACCGCGATCATCGAGATCGGCCTCGATCGGCAAACCGCCGAGGATTACGACGCGTTCGAGGCATACGCCTGCGCGCAGCCGGAAGTCACGCAGTGCTACCGCGTGTCGCCCGGGCCCGACTTCGTCATCGTCGCGGATCTCGCCGACATGGCCGCGTATGACGAATTCGCGCGCCGGCTGTTCACGCATGCATCGAACGTCCGCAACGTGCGGACCTTCTTCTCGACGCATCGCGCGAAATTCGAAGCGAATGCGCCGGTGCGCGCCACGCCGGGCAAGCGAGCGGGCGGCTGA
- a CDS encoding PLP-dependent aminotransferase family protein: MARRARIIEIPSLGMLERTAGNLSRQLAQALRDAVRRGEVMPGDALPSTRLLAASLRIARGTVIDAYEQLIAEGFLESRGGVGTRVAPALAEPRGARRRAAAAARSALPPPAAEYARVAREFAPLPPAPFAISVPAGATAPDDVWRRLGNRLRARGPAAPAGYSDPLGVRALREAIAGYVRKSRSVHCAPDQIIVTSGAQQGLYLACQVLLGAHDRAWVENPAYRGLTAILECTGRRDAMVRVPVDAEGIDVDAGVRLARDARVAFVTPSHQYPLGMPMSMARRAALLAWARASGAWVVEDDYDSELRYEGYPFPSLQGLDPARVVYLGTFSKILFPSLRLGYLIVPDELVDALRGARVLMDRHAPTADQHVLAAFIAGGHFDRHIRRVRGVYAEQRAQLIDTVGRLLSGDLAWLQPGDQGMHAVLWLAAGVDDLRVAAMAAQAGVAVRPVSPMFAPGTARPGLVLGFGGFGREQMDAAARRLAEVIAAASGSAVPRAGAGRRRRDGAGGTDA, from the coding sequence ATGGCCAGACGCGCCCGCATCATCGAGATTCCGTCGCTCGGCATGCTCGAGCGCACGGCCGGCAACCTGAGCCGGCAACTGGCGCAGGCGCTGCGGGACGCCGTTCGCCGCGGCGAGGTGATGCCGGGCGACGCGCTGCCGTCCACGCGGCTGCTCGCCGCTTCGCTGCGCATCGCGCGCGGCACGGTGATCGACGCCTACGAGCAGCTGATTGCGGAAGGGTTTCTGGAGTCGCGCGGCGGGGTGGGCACGCGCGTCGCGCCCGCGCTCGCCGAGCCGCGCGGCGCGCGCCGCCGCGCGGCCGCGGCGGCGCGTTCGGCCCTGCCGCCGCCCGCCGCCGAGTATGCGCGCGTCGCGCGCGAGTTTGCGCCGTTGCCGCCGGCGCCGTTCGCGATTTCGGTGCCGGCCGGCGCGACGGCGCCCGACGACGTGTGGCGCCGCCTCGGCAACCGCCTGCGGGCGAGGGGGCCCGCCGCGCCGGCCGGCTACTCGGATCCGCTCGGCGTGCGGGCGTTGCGCGAGGCGATCGCCGGCTACGTGCGCAAGTCGCGCTCCGTGCATTGCGCGCCCGATCAGATCATCGTCACGAGCGGCGCGCAGCAGGGGCTCTATCTCGCGTGCCAGGTGCTGCTGGGCGCGCACGATCGCGCGTGGGTCGAAAATCCCGCGTATCGCGGGCTCACCGCGATTCTCGAATGCACGGGGCGGCGCGACGCGATGGTGCGCGTGCCGGTCGACGCGGAGGGCATCGACGTCGATGCGGGCGTCCGGCTCGCGCGCGATGCGCGCGTGGCGTTCGTCACGCCGTCGCATCAATATCCGCTCGGCATGCCGATGAGCATGGCGCGGCGCGCCGCGCTGCTCGCATGGGCGCGCGCGAGCGGCGCATGGGTGGTCGAGGACGATTACGACAGCGAGCTGCGCTACGAGGGCTATCCGTTTCCGTCGCTGCAGGGGCTCGATCCGGCGCGCGTCGTCTATCTCGGCACGTTCAGCAAGATCCTGTTTCCGTCGTTGCGGCTCGGTTATCTGATCGTGCCGGACGAACTGGTCGACGCGTTGCGCGGCGCGCGCGTGCTGATGGATCGACACGCGCCGACCGCGGACCAGCACGTGCTCGCGGCGTTCATCGCCGGCGGGCATTTCGATCGCCACATTCGCCGCGTGCGAGGCGTGTATGCGGAGCAGCGCGCGCAACTGATCGATACGGTCGGCAGGCTGCTGTCGGGCGATCTCGCGTGGCTGCAGCCGGGCGATCAGGGGATGCACGCGGTGCTCTGGCTCGCGGCGGGCGTCGACGACCTGCGCGTTGCGGCGATGGCCGCGCAGGCGGGCGTCGCGGTCCGCCCGGTGTCGCCGATGTTCGCGCCGGGCACGGCACGCCCGGGCCTCGTGCTCGGCTTCGGCGGCTTCGGCCGCGAGCAGATGGACGCGGCCGCGCGCCGGCTCGCCGAGGTGATCGCCGCGGCGAGCGGCTCGGCGGTGCCGCGTGCCGGGGCCGGGCGTCGGCGTCGGGATGGCGCCGGCGGAACCGACGCGTGA
- a CDS encoding FMN-binding negative transcriptional regulator has protein sequence MYVPAHFEENRTDALHALIAQHPFGILVTHGDGGLDANHIPFELAPGEGPLGVLRAHVARANPVWQQVSDGDEVLAVFRAGDAYISPNWYPSKHELHRQVPTWNYVVVHAHGRIAVRDEASFVRGVVARLTRTHEAAQPVPWKIGDAPRDYIDTMLQAIVGLQIDITRLVGKCKLGQNKDARDIRGAGQALKARGDDAIGNRMLAKAAEKPE, from the coding sequence ATGTACGTCCCCGCTCATTTCGAAGAGAACCGCACCGACGCGCTGCACGCGCTGATCGCGCAACACCCGTTCGGCATCCTGGTCACGCACGGCGACGGCGGACTCGACGCGAACCACATCCCGTTCGAGCTCGCGCCGGGCGAAGGCCCGCTCGGCGTACTGCGCGCGCACGTCGCGCGCGCGAATCCGGTCTGGCAGCAGGTGTCGGACGGCGACGAAGTCCTCGCGGTGTTCCGCGCGGGCGACGCCTACATCTCGCCGAACTGGTATCCGAGCAAGCACGAATTGCACCGGCAGGTGCCGACCTGGAACTACGTCGTCGTCCATGCGCACGGGCGCATCGCCGTGCGCGACGAAGCGTCGTTCGTGCGCGGCGTGGTCGCCCGCCTCACGCGCACGCACGAGGCGGCGCAGCCGGTGCCATGGAAGATCGGCGACGCGCCCCGGGACTACATCGACACGATGCTGCAGGCGATCGTCGGCCTGCAGATCGACATCACGCGGCTCGTCGGCAAATGCAAGCTCGGCCAGAACAAGGACGCGCGCGACATCCGCGGCGCGGGCCAAGCGCTGAAGGCGCGCGGCGACGACGCGATCGGCAATCGGATGCTCGCGAAGGCCGCCGAAAAGCCCGAATAG
- a CDS encoding DUF2182 domain-containing protein, protein MLNATSPRRVFVPLAIASIVAAWGALWTWDSSPYARFLHPVDWSATSLAGLCRLVPAGGAIVPAALHAAAWLLMIVAMMLPTVLPLLRTFERLTAARPERNRLMLLVVLGYLAAWSAFGLLAQAGDAGLHALARRAPWLAWHGWLVGAAVLALAGAYQFSPLKYRCVDKCRSPLMFVSEQWRGGHPRRDSFALGLRHGLFCVGCCWMLMCVMFALGAGSVGWMLAIGAAMAAEKNLPHGRRLSAPLGVALLGWAASIAVAGMGAA, encoded by the coding sequence GTGCTGAACGCGACTTCGCCGCGCCGCGTGTTCGTGCCGCTCGCGATCGCGTCGATCGTCGCGGCCTGGGGCGCGTTGTGGACGTGGGACAGCAGCCCGTATGCGCGTTTTCTTCATCCCGTCGACTGGTCGGCGACGAGTCTCGCCGGGCTGTGCCGGCTGGTTCCGGCGGGCGGCGCGATCGTGCCGGCGGCGCTGCACGCCGCCGCGTGGCTGCTGATGATCGTCGCGATGATGCTGCCGACCGTGCTGCCGCTGCTGCGCACCTTCGAGCGCCTGACGGCCGCGCGGCCCGAGCGCAACCGGTTGATGCTGCTCGTCGTGCTCGGCTATCTCGCGGCATGGAGCGCGTTCGGGCTGCTCGCCCAGGCGGGCGACGCCGGCCTGCACGCGCTCGCGCGACGCGCGCCGTGGCTCGCCTGGCATGGGTGGCTCGTCGGCGCGGCCGTGCTGGCGCTCGCGGGCGCCTATCAATTCAGCCCGCTCAAGTACCGTTGCGTCGACAAGTGCCGCTCGCCGCTGATGTTCGTGAGCGAGCAGTGGCGAGGCGGGCATCCGCGGCGGGACAGTTTCGCGCTCGGCCTGCGTCACGGCCTCTTTTGCGTCGGCTGCTGCTGGATGCTGATGTGCGTGATGTTCGCGCTCGGCGCGGGCAGCGTCGGCTGGATGCTCGCGATCGGCGCGGCGATGGCGGCCGAGAAGAACCTGCCGCACGGCCGGCGGCTGAGCGCGCCGCTCGGCGTCGCGCTGCTCGGGTGGGCGGCGTCGATCGCCGTCGCGGGCATGGGCGCGGCGTGA
- a CDS encoding DUF1326 domain-containing protein, with amino-acid sequence MSYSLEGRILEVCDCKVLCPCWIGEDPDNGTCRATVAYHYDKGMIDDVDVAGLTVAFAAFVPGNILQGNWRVIIFIDERATDAQFDALASVYRGERGGPLADFSKLFGDIVAIERAPIDFDVRDGRGTLKVGNTTYAELEPYLGPTGEPTKLVESIFSTIPGSPAYVGKAGTFRMRERKLGIELDLSGQNAIQGFFTFRS; translated from the coding sequence ATGAGCTATAGCCTGGAGGGACGCATACTCGAGGTATGCGATTGCAAGGTGCTTTGTCCGTGCTGGATCGGCGAGGACCCCGACAACGGCACGTGCCGGGCGACGGTCGCCTATCACTACGACAAGGGCATGATCGACGACGTGGACGTGGCGGGGCTGACGGTCGCGTTCGCCGCGTTCGTGCCGGGCAACATCCTGCAGGGCAACTGGCGGGTGATCATCTTCATCGACGAGCGCGCGACCGACGCGCAATTCGACGCGCTCGCCAGCGTCTATCGCGGCGAACGCGGCGGCCCGCTCGCCGATTTCTCGAAGCTCTTCGGCGACATCGTCGCGATCGAGCGCGCGCCGATCGATTTCGACGTGCGCGACGGCCGGGGCACGCTGAAGGTGGGCAATACCACTTACGCCGAGCTCGAGCCGTACCTCGGGCCGACCGGCGAGCCGACGAAGCTCGTCGAGAGCATTTTCTCGACGATTCCCGGCTCGCCCGCGTACGTCGGCAAGGCCGGCACGTTCCGCATGCGGGAACGCAAGCTCGGCATCGAGCTCGACCTGAGCGGGCAGAACGCGATCCAGGGTTTCTTCACGTTCCGTTCGTGA
- a CDS encoding GGDEF domain-containing protein: MIGTIARLYTACLLIGFALVPAFLIAYVRFFIDPRLVFENHQFHELAIAAATLEGLFVTYVTWRCYLASGEPLLRWLTLGFLGFALIYSLHGAFTGMAHQNIWLFLLYGPASRLVMSILLLVGQLSYFRDADPPERRTHLSMWLPWIAGYVVVCFAVAAIAYSPIAGHLWTRASMEGGAMIVSLVNVALLLVRRIRTPLMLVYGISVTSFALSSIAFILGKPWNHMWWLAHAVFAGGFFMLSFGVVQALMTTRSFATVYSQQDLMARLAESMARTEGVLQELKRTNQKLEHLATTDPLTGASNRRKFIEQMQSEIARAKRDGTAFSLLALDLDNFKTINDNYGHQVGDVVLRNFVRQCLAAIRPYDHIARVGGEEFMVLLPRMLADTASGIAERVRTTIANASFGIDGKHTPVTVSIGVSQYGRDGDTVDEILSAADKLLYRAKNEGRNRVVAS, from the coding sequence GTGATCGGCACGATCGCCCGGCTCTACACCGCATGCCTGCTGATCGGCTTCGCGCTCGTGCCGGCGTTCCTGATCGCCTATGTGCGGTTCTTCATCGATCCGCGGCTCGTCTTCGAGAACCATCAGTTCCACGAACTGGCGATCGCCGCCGCGACGCTCGAGGGGCTGTTCGTCACCTACGTCACATGGCGCTGCTATCTGGCGTCGGGCGAGCCGCTGCTGCGCTGGCTCACGCTCGGCTTCCTCGGCTTCGCGCTGATCTATTCGCTGCACGGCGCGTTCACCGGCATGGCGCACCAGAACATCTGGCTGTTCCTGCTGTACGGGCCCGCATCGCGCCTCGTGATGTCGATCCTGCTGCTCGTCGGGCAACTGTCGTACTTCCGCGACGCCGATCCACCGGAGCGCCGCACGCATCTGTCGATGTGGCTGCCGTGGATCGCCGGCTACGTCGTCGTGTGCTTCGCCGTGGCCGCGATCGCGTATTCGCCGATCGCCGGCCATCTGTGGACGCGCGCATCGATGGAGGGCGGCGCGATGATCGTGTCGCTCGTCAACGTCGCGCTGCTGCTCGTGCGGCGCATCCGCACGCCGCTGATGCTCGTCTACGGCATCTCGGTGACGTCGTTCGCGCTGTCGTCGATCGCGTTCATTCTCGGCAAGCCGTGGAATCACATGTGGTGGCTCGCGCACGCGGTCTTCGCGGGCGGCTTCTTCATGCTGAGCTTCGGCGTCGTGCAGGCGCTGATGACGACCCGCTCGTTCGCGACCGTCTACAGCCAGCAGGACTTGATGGCGCGGCTCGCCGAATCGATGGCGCGCACCGAGGGCGTGCTGCAGGAGCTCAAGCGCACCAATCAGAAGCTCGAGCACCTCGCGACCACCGATCCGCTGACGGGCGCGTCCAACCGGCGCAAGTTCATCGAGCAGATGCAATCGGAGATCGCGCGCGCGAAACGCGACGGCACCGCGTTCTCGCTGCTCGCGCTCGATCTCGACAACTTCAAGACGATCAACGACAACTACGGCCATCAGGTCGGCGACGTCGTGCTGCGCAATTTCGTGCGCCAGTGCCTCGCCGCGATTCGCCCTTACGACCACATCGCGCGCGTCGGCGGCGAGGAATTCATGGTGCTGCTGCCGCGCATGCTCGCCGACACGGCGAGCGGCATCGCCGAGCGGGTGCGGACCACGATCGCGAACGCATCGTTCGGCATCGACGGCAAGCACACGCCCGTGACCGTGAGCATCGGCGTGTCGCAGTACGGGCGCGACGGCGACACCGTCGACGAAATCCTGAGCGCCGCCGACAAGCTGCTCTATCGCGCGAAGAACGAGGGGCGCAATCGCGTCGTCGCGTCGTAG
- a CDS encoding porin, which translates to MTTEPCQASNTNRHVIGAACAAVLGITATAAAHAQSSVALHGLLDASIAYTNNQSGKHAWGKHTWRQGRGLPSNTVFGLSGSDGPGARLRVAPRAGRIVDAYASRGDDRHPASVPTARRERHRASGARTRRAAAAGESALEGPTGGRMRSALAGVMKLVNIADLND; encoded by the coding sequence TTGACGACCGAACCATGCCAGGCTTCCAACACGAACCGACATGTCATCGGCGCGGCATGCGCCGCCGTGCTCGGCATAACCGCAACCGCGGCGGCGCACGCGCAAAGCAGCGTCGCGCTCCACGGGCTGCTCGACGCGAGCATCGCGTACACGAACAATCAATCGGGCAAGCACGCGTGGGGCAAGCACACGTGGCGGCAAGGCCGCGGCCTGCCGTCGAACACGGTGTTCGGCCTGAGCGGCAGCGACGGGCCGGGCGCTCGGCTTCGCGTCGCCCCACGTGCCGGGCGCATCGTCGACGCATACGCAAGTCGCGGCGACGATCGCCATCCGGCATCGGTTCCGACGGCGCGCCGCGAACGCCACCGAGCGTCCGGCGCGCGAACTCGGCGTGCCGCCGCCGCGGGCGAAAGCGCATTGGAGGGCCCGACCGGTGGTAGAATGCGCTCCGCCCTTGCCGGGGTGATGAAATTGGTAAACATAGCGGACTTAAACGATTGA
- a CDS encoding LacI family DNA-binding transcriptional regulator produces MTPTIKDVAALAGFSIATVSRAINAPHTVHPATLEKIRAAIGALRFRPNPLGRQLRSDRTQLIGVVLPTLANPVFAECLQGVDELATQAGFKLIVMSTEYDAARERHAIETLRAQRVEGLMLTVADADAHPLLDELDRDGPLYVLMHNDTPHRPSVAVDNRRAAYDGVRMLIERGHRRVLMLAGSLDASDRARLRVHGYAQALDERGLEPLPALELDFNAPALPHAMLAHLSARATRPTALFCSNDWLAMVVIRGLRDAHLAVPDDMSVLGFDGLAVGELLAPPLASVATPNREIGRAAWRRLAERIAGKRHAQPALTLPHAVRDGATVAPPRDARIA; encoded by the coding sequence ATGACGCCCACCATCAAAGACGTCGCCGCGCTCGCCGGCTTTTCGATCGCCACCGTGTCGCGCGCGATCAACGCGCCGCACACCGTCCATCCGGCGACGCTCGAAAAGATCCGCGCGGCGATCGGCGCGCTGCGCTTTCGCCCGAATCCGCTCGGCCGGCAATTGCGCAGCGACCGCACGCAATTGATCGGCGTCGTGCTGCCGACGCTCGCGAATCCCGTATTCGCCGAATGCCTGCAGGGCGTCGACGAACTCGCGACGCAGGCCGGCTTCAAGCTGATCGTGATGTCGACCGAATACGATGCGGCGCGCGAGCGCCATGCGATCGAGACACTGCGCGCGCAGCGCGTGGAAGGGCTGATGCTCACCGTCGCCGACGCCGACGCGCACCCGCTGCTCGACGAGCTCGACCGCGACGGCCCGCTCTACGTGCTGATGCACAACGACACGCCGCATCGCCCGTCGGTGGCGGTCGACAATCGCCGCGCCGCGTACGACGGCGTGCGGATGCTGATCGAGCGCGGCCATCGGCGCGTGCTGATGCTCGCGGGCTCGCTCGACGCATCCGATCGCGCGCGGCTGCGCGTGCACGGCTATGCGCAGGCACTCGACGAGCGCGGGCTCGAACCGCTGCCCGCGCTCGAGCTCGACTTCAATGCACCCGCGCTGCCGCACGCGATGCTCGCGCATCTGAGCGCGCGCGCGACGCGCCCCACCGCGCTCTTCTGCAGCAACGACTGGCTCGCGATGGTCGTGATTCGCGGGCTGCGCGACGCGCACCTCGCGGTGCCCGACGACATGTCGGTGCTCGGCTTCGACGGCCTCGCGGTCGGCGAGCTGCTCGCGCCGCCGCTCGCGAGCGTCGCGACGCCGAATCGCGAGATCGGCCGCGCCGCGTGGCGGCGCCTTGCCGAGCGCATCGCCGGCAAGCGCCATGCGCAACCCGCGCTGACGCTGCCGCACGCGGTGCGCGACGGCGCGACCGTCGCGCCGCCGCGCGATGCGCGCATCGCCTGA
- a CDS encoding ABC transporter substrate-binding protein: MTVRRSLLPRSPLAAVRRACAAMLIPVASLALSLGASAAHAQDTAICYNCPPEWADWAAQIAAIKQRTGIRVPFDNKNSGQAIAQLIAEQKSPVADVVYLGVSSAFQAKDKGVVAPYKPAHWSDIPANLKDPQGYWFAIHSGTLGFFVNKDALDGKPVPRTWADLLKPEYKGMVGYLDPSSAFVGYAGAVAVNQALGGSFDDFRPALDWFRKLKANQPIVPKQTAYARVLSGEIPILLDYDFDAYRAKYKDHANVEFVIPKEGTISVPYVMSLVKGAPHEANGRKVLDFVLSDEGQKLWANAYLRPVRAQALGADVAAQFLPASEYARAKSVDFGKLAAGQQAFGKQYLQAMQ, translated from the coding sequence GTGACCGTCCGCCGTTCGCTTCTTCCGCGCTCGCCGCTCGCCGCCGTGCGTCGCGCGTGCGCCGCCATGCTGATCCCCGTCGCGTCGCTCGCGCTGTCGCTCGGCGCATCCGCCGCGCACGCGCAAGACACCGCGATCTGCTACAACTGCCCGCCCGAATGGGCCGACTGGGCCGCGCAGATCGCCGCGATCAAGCAGCGGACCGGCATTCGCGTGCCGTTCGACAACAAGAACTCGGGCCAGGCGATCGCGCAACTGATCGCCGAGCAGAAGAGCCCCGTCGCGGACGTCGTCTATCTCGGCGTGTCCTCGGCGTTCCAGGCGAAGGACAAGGGCGTCGTCGCCCCCTACAAGCCCGCGCACTGGAGCGACATCCCGGCGAATCTCAAGGACCCGCAAGGCTACTGGTTCGCGATCCACTCCGGCACGCTCGGCTTCTTCGTCAACAAGGACGCGCTCGACGGCAAGCCGGTGCCGCGCACGTGGGCCGATCTGCTCAAGCCCGAGTACAAGGGGATGGTCGGCTATCTCGATCCGTCGAGCGCGTTCGTCGGCTATGCGGGCGCCGTCGCGGTGAACCAGGCGCTCGGCGGCAGCTTCGACGATTTCCGCCCGGCGCTCGACTGGTTCCGCAAGCTGAAGGCGAACCAGCCGATCGTGCCGAAGCAGACCGCATACGCGCGCGTGCTGTCCGGCGAGATTCCGATCCTGCTCGACTACGATTTCGACGCCTATCGCGCGAAGTACAAGGATCATGCGAACGTCGAATTCGTGATTCCGAAGGAAGGCACGATCTCGGTGCCGTACGTGATGAGCCTCGTGAAGGGCGCGCCGCACGAGGCGAACGGCAGGAAGGTGCTCGATTTCGTGCTGTCCGACGAAGGCCAGAAGCTGTGGGCGAACGCGTATCTGCGGCCGGTGCGCGCGCAGGCGCTCGGCGCCGACGTCGCCGCGCAGTTCCTGCCGGCGAGCGAGTACGCGCGCGCGAAGAGCGTCGACTTCGGCAAGCTCGCGGCCGGCCAGCAGGCGTTCGGCAAGCAGTATCTGCAAGCGATGCAATAA